Sequence from the Deinococcus reticulitermitis genome:
TCACCTTGTAGGCGCTGACATTCAGGTCGGCGAGGGTCTTACCGGCGCTGCTGACGAGTTGCAAACGCGTGGGGCGCCAGCCGGCCTCGGTGATCCAGACGCGGGTGCGGTCGGTCGAGCCACTGCCCTTGGGCGTGGCCTCGAGCTGGTAGAGGCGGTTCCCCGCGGCGCCGGAGGTGCCGAGCAACCGGACATTGAATTTGGCAAGCAGCGCGGCCGGGTTGGAAAGCTGCGTCACGTCGAAGCCGATCAGCCCGGCGTTGTCGGCGGCCTTGCTCAGCGGGGTCACCGTGATCTGGTTGGTCAGGAAGAGGTACTGGCGCACCTCCTTCTTGTCGGCGACCACCACGTTGTCCGCCAGGGCGTCGGGCGCGAGGAACTGCAACCGGGCGAGGCTCTGCGACGGAATGGTCTTGACGGTGAAATCGATCTTCTGGGCGGAGGTATCGAGGGTGGCCGTTCCGCTCACGCGGAAAGACAGGTCCCTGGAGTTTTTCTGGGCGGCGTCAACACGGTTAAGGATGTCCTGGGCGGTCTGTGCGCCGGCCACCGTTCCGAGGGCGAGAAGCAAGGGGAGAAGTCTACGCATGGCGGCAGTATCCTGTCCCCCGCCATGAGAAGGCGCGGGGCGCGCTGATGGAGCGTTATGGCTTGGGCGGATTCTGGGCCTGCGCTTACGGCTCACGCCCTGGCAGGGTGAAGCGGTAGCGGGCCTCGGCGCCAAAGCCGCTCACGCCTGCCTGGGTCTGCCCGCCGCGCGCCGCCAGCACAAGGGTGCCGCGCCCGAGTTCGCGGCTGGCTTTCAGGCCGTAGCGCAGGGGAGCCGCCGCTGCGCGCCAGGGCTCGTACGCGGCGTAGAGGCTGGAGCTGAAGCCGAGGATTTCCGGCAGGGTGAGGGCCGCCTGCACGCCGAAGCCGCGCCCCACAAGAAGGTCGAGGCTCGCGCCTGGCCCCGCCTCGCTCGCGTAGCTCAGGCCCCCGGTCAGGCCGAGGACGTTCTGTCCCCCCCTCACTCCGGCGCGCAGGGTGAGGGTGCCGGTGGATTCGGTCTCGGTCTCCCCTTCCCCGGCCTCACCTGGCACGCCCTGGGTGGCCCGCGTCAGGTCCCGCCGCTGCTCGATGCCCAACGAGGCGTTCGGCTGCGCGCCGAGTTCGCCGCCCGCCACCGCGATCAGGGCGCGGCTCACGCGGTAGCGCGCACCGAGGTCCGCCGCCCAGCCGGTCGGGCGCAGGTCGGTGGGCTCAGGCCGCCAGCCCGCGAGGGGATCGAGCGCGAGGGCAGAGGCGGTGAACACGCTCCCCCCCACGTTGAGGGCGACCGGCCCCGCGCTGCCGGCCACGCGGGCGCCGAGGCGCAGCCCGCCACCCCAGGGCACCCCGGCCTCGGCGCCCACGGTCACCGCGCCGAGCGGGGGCAGGGTCAACGAGCGCTCGTACCCCCCCTGCACCCCGAGCGTCGAAACCGAGGCGTCGAGGCGCCCCCCGGCGAGGCTGAGATCATGGAGGCCCACCTGGGGCACGAGCTGAAGGGCAGAGACGGAGGCGAGTGAGACGCCGAAGTCGAGGTCGGTGGCGTGGGCGCTGCCGAGCAGCAGGGCGGCACAGGCGATATGGGGGAAACGAAGGGGAGGCATCTCCTTCAGGGTACGGCGCGGCACCCCTCGACTCTGTTTACACATATAAAAAACAATGAAAAACGCCTGCTATGCTGGACGCATGAGACCTTACGGGCCGTTGGCCCTGGCGCTGCTTCTGGCGTCGTGCGCGCCAGTGACGCAGATCGTGCAGGTGCCGCAGATCGAGGTGGAGGGCATTCGGTTGATCAGCCTCAGCCTGCCGGCCGCCGGGCGCGCGGCAGAAGCGGGACTGACGCTCGCGCTCAAGGTGACCAACCCCAACCCGGTGCCGGTGCGGGTGGCCAACGTCGCTGCCGAGCTGGTGATCGAGGGCGAGAAGGTGGGCGACATTGTGCTGCCGAACGTCGATCTGCCGGCGCGTGGGCAGCGCACGCAGCAGGCGAGTCTTCAGGTGCCGGTCACGCTCGGTACGGTGGGGACCTTGATCCGGGTGGCGCGGGGGGAGGAGGTGAGTTACCGGCTCGACGGCACCTTCACCGCCGACCTCGGCGCGCTCGGACGCCCCACCTTCGGGCCGTTCACGCTAAGTCAGGGGGTGTGGAAGCAGCCGGCGCTGCGGGTGTTCTAGGGCACTGGACCAAAAGAGCAGCGCTCGTCAGGGGCTGTGCCCAGAATCGCCTGAAGTCCGGCGAGGCAGTCGGCGCGGTAGGCGGCGAGGTCCGGCTCGGGGTCGGCGAGGAAGCGCACGCTCAGGCCCTCGACGAGCGCGCGCAGTTGCCGGGCACGGCGCCCCACGCCCTTCTCTCCCCCGAGGCGGGCGAGCTGGCGGTCGACTTCCAGCGTTTCGCGCAGGAAGTCGCGCTGCACGGCCATCAGCTCCGGGTCACGGGTGGCGGCGGCGAGAAAGTCGAGCGAGACGGTGTAAAAGCGCCGGGTGCTCTCGACCGAGTAGAACTGATGCTCGACGTAGGCGCGCAGCTGCTCGCCCGGGCCCGCGGCCTGCCGCAGCGCCCGGCGGGTGCTCAGGGCAATGGTGCGGGTAAAGCGGCGCATCACCGCGCCGAGCAGGCCCGAGCGACTGCCGAAGTGGTAGACGAGGGTGCCGCGGCTCACGCCGGCGTGAGCCGCGATGTCGGCGAGCGTCACCCCCGCGAACCCGCGCTCGTACAGCGCGAAATACGCCGCTTTCTCGAGCGCGGCGCGGCGCTGGCGGTCACGGATGGGATCGACGGTGCGGGCCATGGGATCAGGCGCGAAGCTCCAGCGTTTGCAGGGCCGCCGCAATCTGCCGCGCGCCCTCGATCAGGCGGGGGCCAGGGCGCCCGAGGCCGCTTTCATGCACGGCGATCACCGGCACGCCGAGGCCGCGCGCCTCGATCACCTCGGGGCGCAGTTTTTTTGCGCCGCACCAAGAACAGACGATCAGGTCCGGGCGGGCGGCGCGGACCTCCTCCAGCGCGAGTGGCGCGGAGCGCCCAGGCCGGTCCGCGAGGGCGTTCACCGCGCCGAGGTCCGCGAGCAGGTCGGTCACCCACGACTCGCGCGTCGCGGCGATGATCGGGCGCGGCCACCACTCCACGACCACGCGCGGTGGGCGGGGAAACCCGGCGCGCAACCCGGCGAGTTCGGCTTCGAGCCGCCGCGCGGCGTCCTCGGCGCGGTCCTCCAGACCCAGCACGGCGCCGAGACGCCGGATGTCCTGGACGACCTCCGGCACGCTGACCGGGTCGAGAATCAGGGTCCTGAGTCCCGCCGCCTGCACCTCGGCGACCACCTTCTCCTGCCCCGGCACGCTCAGACTGGCGAGCACGAGGTCGGGGCGGGTCGCGGCGAGGGCCGGCACGTCGATATCGAGATCGGGCCCCACCCGGCGCGCCTGATCCAGTCCCGGCGCGTCGGAATGGCTGTCTGCCGCCACCACCCACGAGGTGACGCCGAGCGCCGCGAGGATGTCGGAGTTGCTCGACACGAGCGAGGCCAGGCGCCAGGGAAGGGGGGCCGTCATAGCCGCAGTTTAAACGACCCCCGCCCTCAACTGCCCTGTCCCCGCTTCATTTGGTGTCGTACCAGTTCGGCCCGCTGCCGACTTCCACGGCGAGCGGGACCTTGAGCTCTGCGGCGCCTTCCATCACGCGCCGGGTCAGGCGGGCGACCTCCTCGGCGCGGTCTTGCGGGGCCTCGATCAGCAGTTCGTCGTGGACCTGGAGCAGCAGCCGCGCGCCCAGGGCGTCGAGTTCGGCGTCGAGGGTCACCATCGCCCCTTTGATGATGTCTGACGCCGTGCCCTGAATCGGCATGTTGTAGGCGAGGCGTTCTTCCGCCTCGCGCAGCACACGGTTGCGGGCCGTGAGGCCGGGGACGTAGCGGCGCCGGCCATAGAGCGTCTCGACGTAGCCATGGGTGCGCCCGAACTCGAGCGTGGCGTCGATGTAGCGCCGGATGCCGGGATAGGTGGCGAAATAGATCTCGATGAAGCTCGCGGCGTCGGCGTAGGAAATCCCGAGGTCATTGCTGAGCCGGTGCGCGCTCATGCCGTAGAGCACGCCGAAATTGACCGTCTTGGCGGCGCGGCGCTGGTCCGGGGTGATGGTCTTTTCGTCGAGGCCGAGCACCTGCGCGGCGGTGCGGCGGTGGATGTCGGCGCCCTCGGTAAAGGCCTGCTGCATCAGGGGGTCGTCGGCGATGTGCGCGAGCAGCCGCAGCTCGATCTGCGAGTAGTCGGCGCTGATCAGCACGGAGCCGCTTTCAGCGATAAAACCCTTGCGGACCTCGCGCCCGAGCTCCGAGCGGATGGGGATGTTCTGGAGGTTGGGGTTGAGGCTGCTCAGGCGCCCGGTGGCCACCGCCGTCTGGGCAAAAGTCGTGTGCAGGCGTCCGGTACGCGGGTTGACGAGGCCGGGAAGCGGTTCGAGGTAGGTGCCGCGCAACTTGTCGAGTTCGCGGTATTCGAGGATCAGGGGAATGATCGGGTGCTCGCCCCGCAGCGGCTCGAGCGCTGAGACCGCCGTCGAGCGCTGACCGGTCAGCTTGGTCTTCTTGGAACTCGCGAGCTGAAGCTGGTCGTAGAGCACCGTTTCGAGCTGCCTGGGGCTGCGGATCTGGAACTCGGCGCCAGCGTGTTCAAAGATCTGGCGCTCGAGTTCGGCGAGGCGCACCCCGGCCTGAAGGGCGAGCGTCTGGAGGTAGTCGCTGTCGACCCGCACGCCGCGCACCTCCATGCGGGCAAGCACCTTTGAAAGCGGCAGCTCCATTTCTGTGTAGAGTCTGCGCCGGGGCTCGTCGAGCAGCGGCGGCAGCTCACGCAGCAACTTCGCGCTGATCGCGGCGCGCACACCGGGGTCTTCGGGCCACTCGGCGTTCAGGTAGCGCTGGGTGACGGTGGGCATGTTGGTGTTGGCCGGGTCGAGCAAGTAGGCGTAGAGCAGTGGATCGTCGCCCGGGTCCACCTGGGTTCCGCGCACGCTCAGATGCGTGGCGAGCGCCTTGGCCGCCGCCGCCGTCACGCGGCGCTGCCCGACGAACTCGGCCTCGTCCACGGTGGCGGGGAACGCGGCGCGCAGCCTCGCCCGCGCCTTCTCGGCGTCACGCTGGGCCTTGTCCATGGCCTTCTGCTGGGCTTTGGTGAGCGGCGCGTGGGGGATCAGGTCCCCGAACAGGGCCGGGGGAGCCGGCTCCTCACGCGTCCATTCCGGGGGCTCGCGCAGCGGCGCGACCCGCACGATGCCGGCGTCGCTGGAGCCGGCCTCAGCGGGGCCAGGCTCGAAGGTGGCGGCCCCGATCAGTGCGGCGGTCAGGTCGTCTTCGCGCGAGAGGACGTAGCCCCAGACCACGTCCGGGCCCGGCGTCACCCACTCGGCGCGCTCGGGGGCGGTGAAGGCCGGCAGTGCGGCGGCGTCCTCGCTCTGGTGGTGGGCCTGTTCGAGTGCGGCGTCGGGAGGGATCAGGTCGCCGGACGCGCCGCTGCTCAGGGCGAGAATCTGCGGACGCAGGGAGTGGAGTTCGAGTTCGGTCAGCAGGTCCTCGGTCCGCAGCGGATCGTCAGGCAGGCGCCGAACGCCGAATTCGATCTCCAGCGGGAGGTCGGTGACCATCTGCGAGAGGCCGCGGCTGAAGTGCACGTCCGCCTCCGAGTCGAGCAGCTTTTGCCGGGTGCTGTCGGGCTTGAGGGTGCCGGCGTGGGCCGCCGCGTAGATGCCCCCGAGCGTGCCGTATTCCTGAAGCAGCTTGGCCGCCGTCTTGGGGCCGATGCCCCGCGCGCCGGGGATGTTGTCGCTCGCGTCGCCGGTCAGGGCGCGGTAATCCACCCATTGCCGCACGGTGACGCCGTACTTGGCCTCCACCTCGGCGGGGCCGATCAGCGAGAAGTCGTTGGCGATCACCCGGACGTGGTCGTCAAGCAGCTGGTAGGCGTCGCGGTCGCTCGTCACGATCCGCACTTGCAGCCCTTTTCCCTCAGCCATGCGGGTGAGGCTGGCGATCACGTCGTCGGCCTCGAAGCCCGGGCTTTCCAGGCGCGGGAACCCCAGCGCGTCCACGAGCGCGCGGATGCGGTTGATCTGCCCCGGCAGGCTCTCGGGCGTCTGGGCGCGGCCCGACTTGTAGCCGTCAAACTGCTCGTGCCGGAAAGTCCCCCCTGGCGGGTCGAACACCACGATCACCTGATTGGTGCGCTGCCGGGCGAGGCGCAGCAGCAGCTTCATGAAGCCGAGCACCGCGTGGGTCATCTCGCCCCTGGCGTTGTGCAGCGGAGGCAGCGCGAAATACGAACGGAAGGCCAGCGCGTGGCCGTCAATCAGGACGAGGGTGTCGGGGGCAGGATCGGCCATGCCCGCGATTCTACTCTGAGCGTAATGCGCCGGACCGCCCCGCTTATTCGAGAATGTATTTCACGCCCTCGGTGAAGGCCACGCCCTCCACCTGCGTGCGCCTGAGCACGGCGTTTTTGCGCCAGGGCATCCACTCGGTCTGCCCTTCGGCGCTGCGCAGGTAGCCGCGCAAGCCGACCTCCACCGTGCGCGCCGGGCCGCCGAGCAGGGCGCGCAGGCCGCTGCGAACAAGTTCCGGGTCCCCGAGAGGCCCGGTCAGCCGGGCCGAGGGCACCTCGCCGGCCAGGTCTGAGGCCCCGGCCTCCGTGCGGCGAATCGCCTGGGGATGCGGCTGATAGAGGTCCACCCGCAGGCCTTCGAGCACCAGCAAGGCGCTCAGCGCCTCGGCGCGCGGCAGGGGCCGGCTGAACGCGACGTGCAGGTCGAGGTCAAAGCCCCGAACGCCCTTGCGCGTCTCGCTCATGGCCGGCTCTCCTGCTTGCCCGCGCCCGGCCCGCCCGCGCTCGCTTCGAGGAGCTGACGGTGGTTGCGGACGTGAAACACCACCATACGCAGCCAGTCGAGGGCACTGATCTCGCCAAAAAAGGGATGCCAGAACCGGCGCTCGGCGTGGTCGGTCACGCCCGCCGCCGCCGCGGTCAGGCCTTCGGCGCTGCGCGCCCACGCGGCGTCCAGGCCCGCCCACGGCTGGCCCCCGGCGCTCGGCTCAGTGCCCTGCGGCGCGAGGCGCTTGCCGCCCTGAAGTTCGCCAGGCACCTGCGCTCCGGCGCGCAGCGGCTTGTCGGAGGTCAGCAGCCGCAGCACGCCCGCCGTCAGGCCATTGACGAGGATGACGTGCTCGGCCTCCTGCGCCGGGGTCCAGTCACGGCCCATTTGCACCTGCGTCCAGTCGGCCTGGCGGGTGGGCAGGTGCGCGCCGAAGCGCCCGAGCTCGTGGGCCAGGCGGGAGCGGGCTTCGTCGGGCGTGGCCCCCAGGGGACGCAGCGTCGCGGGGTCAGCGAGGGGGGAAGCGGTCATGACGCGCAGTCTAGAGCGCGGCGGAGCGGGAGCCGTGGGCCTGCGCTCAGCCGATGGGTGTGGTCAGGACGCCGATGCCCTCCACCTCGACCTCCACCGTGTCGCCCGACTCGAGCGGCCCGACGCCTTCAGGCGTGCCGGTGAGCACCACGTCCCCCGGCTCCAGCGTCACGAAGCGGGTGACGTAGGTCAGGATCTGGACCACGTCGAAGATCATGTGGCTCGTGCGCCCGTCCTGCCGGACCTCGCCGTTCACCCGGGTCTGCACGCGCACGTCGGTGGGATCGAAGTCGGTTTCCAGCCACGGCCCGAGCGGGCAGAAGCGGTCGGCGGCCTTGGCGCGGAACCACTGCAGATCGGTTTTCTGCCGGTCGCGCGCCGTCAGGTCGAGCCCGCAGGTGTAGCCGAGCACCGCCGCAAGCGCCACGTCGGGCTTGAGGTCCCGGCAGCGTTGCCCGATCACGAGCGCGAGTTCGCCCTCGAAGTGGAAGCTGTCTGTCCAATCGGGACGAGTCACCATGCCGCCAGGCTCGGCGAGGGCATTGGGGCCTTTGAGGAAGATGCCGGGCTCGGCGGGCAGGTCGCCCGTATCGTTGCCGAGTTCGCGGATGTGGTCGAGGTAGTTGCGCCCGACGCACACGATCTTGCTGGGCTCGGCCGGGGCGAGCAGGGAAACGTCTCCCAGCGCCAGCGTCTCCCCGGTGCGCGCCGCGGACCACGCCCCGGTGACGTGGACGGTCTGGCCTTCGAGTTGCCCCCATTGCGGGCGGCCCTGGTGCTGGAAGCGGACGAGTTTCATGGGGGGAGGATAACGGGTCGGCAGGACCGGTCCTGCTCGGTTCGGTGCTTCAAATAAATTTTTTTGTCGTTCCTCTGCGTAAAACGATGATCAATGACGATGGGGTCAGGCCGGCTCGACCCGCAGGGGGAAGACGCCGGTAAACAGCCGGGGCCAGGCGAGGTGCGCTTCGCCCAGGGTGAGGTTCAGGCCACGGCCCGCGAAATGCTGTGCCCAGAGGGCCTGGGTGCGCGGGGTGATGAGGCGGCGCAGCAGCGCCTCGGCGCGCGCCCGGTCCTCCCCCAGATCAAAGGGGCTCGGGTCGCCGAGGGCGCCTCTGACTTCGGCGCGGGTGAGGGCCTGATAGAGCACGTCGTCCACCATCCGGGCGAGGAGGGCCTCTTGCTGGGCCGCGCGGTCCCTGACCAGGGAAGCGAGCGCCCCGAACGCCACCGCCGAACCGAGCGAGTTGCCCGCCGTATTCCAGGCGCTGAAGCCAGCGAGCTCGGCCAGCGGCAGGCACTGAAGTAGCTTCCACAGCCGCTGCTCGGCGCCGTTGGGGTAGGCGAGGTCGGCGAGCGAGACGGACCGGCCGGCCGCGAGGTCACGCCCGACGGCGTCCACGAAGGCGGGCAGAGAGCGGTGCGGCGTGTCGACCGTCGCCAGGTCAGGCTGCCGGTGGGCCTGGCGCACCCCCGGCGTGTTGACCGCCAGGATGAACTCCGCTTCGGCAGGCGAGTCGGCGGGAACGCACCCGGCGGCGCGCAGGTGCGCGAGCACGAGTTCACCGGCAGGCCGGTCCTCGTAGATCAGGCCAGCCCCCGGGCCGCCCACGCCCGAGTAACGCACCCAGGCGCGGGCCGGGGGCAGGCCCCACCTCAGCGCCCGCGTGAGAAGGGCGCACGGGACCTCGTCGGCGCCGGGGTAGGTGTCGAAGCGGTTCCAGACGCCGAGGTCGTCGGCCCGCAGCTCGAG
This genomic interval carries:
- a CDS encoding outer membrane lipoprotein carrier protein LolA; protein product: MRRLLPLLLALGTVAGAQTAQDILNRVDAAQKNSRDLSFRVSGTATLDTSAQKIDFTVKTIPSQSLARLQFLAPDALADNVVVADKKEVRQYLFLTNQITVTPLSKAADNAGLIGFDVTQLSNPAALLAKFNVRLLGTSGAAGNRLYQLEATPKGSGSTDRTRVWITEAGWRPTRLQLVSSAGKTLADLNVSAYKVNSGLTASGLRQLPKSAQVIRQ
- a CDS encoding DUF4127 family protein, coding for MSSAVSAPRVLLVPPDTRPPTLDLPAALGRMTGAEVRCPPAEALPHFFTPGDPAALRAWLLAEAGEADALVVCLETLCLGGMIPARRVGDPLDAALGRLATLRELRRLAPHLRIYAFGVVVRVAHDNDPHEEKPYYGEWGRELRAYSTAADRHARHGGGEAEVEAARAALPPGVLSDWLGTRERSHALHLAALDLLAAGEIEHLCLTLDDTSEYGLAALDRRRLELRADDLGVWNRFDTYPGADEVPCALLTRALRWGLPPARAWVRYSGVGGPGAGLIYEDRPAGELVLAHLRAAGCVPADSPAEAEFILAVNTPGVRQAHRQPDLATVDTPHRSLPAFVDAVGRDLAAGRSVSLADLAYPNGAEQRLWKLLQCLPLAELAGFSAWNTAGNSLGSAVAFGALASLVRDRAAQQEALLARMVDDVLYQALTRAEVRGALGDPSPFDLGEDRARAEALLRRLITPRTQALWAQHFAGRGLNLTLGEAHLAWPRLFTGVFPLRVEPA
- a CDS encoding DinB family protein, with the protein product MTASPLADPATLRPLGATPDEARSRLAHELGRFGAHLPTRQADWTQVQMGRDWTPAQEAEHVILVNGLTAGVLRLLTSDKPLRAGAQVPGELQGGKRLAPQGTEPSAGGQPWAGLDAAWARSAEGLTAAAAGVTDHAERRFWHPFFGEISALDWLRMVVFHVRNHRQLLEASAGGPGAGKQESRP
- a CDS encoding LEA type 2 family protein, which encodes MRPYGPLALALLLASCAPVTQIVQVPQIEVEGIRLISLSLPAAGRAAEAGLTLALKVTNPNPVPVRVANVAAELVIEGEKVGDIVLPNVDLPARGQRTQQASLQVPVTLGTVGTLIRVARGEEVSYRLDGTFTADLGALGRPTFGPFTLSQGVWKQPALRVF
- a CDS encoding TetR/AcrR family transcriptional regulator is translated as MARTVDPIRDRQRRAALEKAAYFALYERGFAGVTLADIAAHAGVSRGTLVYHFGSRSGLLGAVMRRFTRTIALSTRRALRQAAGPGEQLRAYVEHQFYSVESTRRFYTVSLDFLAAATRDPELMAVQRDFLRETLEVDRQLARLGGEKGVGRRARQLRALVEGLSVRFLADPEPDLAAYRADCLAGLQAILGTAPDERCSFGPVP
- a CDS encoding helical backbone metal receptor; this encodes MTAPLPWRLASLVSSNSDILAALGVTSWVVAADSHSDAPGLDQARRVGPDLDIDVPALAATRPDLVLASLSVPGQEKVVAEVQAAGLRTLILDPVSVPEVVQDIRRLGAVLGLEDRAEDAARRLEAELAGLRAGFPRPPRVVVEWWPRPIIAATRESWVTDLLADLGAVNALADRPGRSAPLALEEVRAARPDLIVCSWCGAKKLRPEVIEARGLGVPVIAVHESGLGRPGPRLIEGARQIAAALQTLELRA
- the polA gene encoding DNA polymerase I, which encodes MADPAPDTLVLIDGHALAFRSYFALPPLHNARGEMTHAVLGFMKLLLRLARQRTNQVIVVFDPPGGTFRHEQFDGYKSGRAQTPESLPGQINRIRALVDALGFPRLESPGFEADDVIASLTRMAEGKGLQVRIVTSDRDAYQLLDDHVRVIANDFSLIGPAEVEAKYGVTVRQWVDYRALTGDASDNIPGARGIGPKTAAKLLQEYGTLGGIYAAAHAGTLKPDSTRQKLLDSEADVHFSRGLSQMVTDLPLEIEFGVRRLPDDPLRTEDLLTELELHSLRPQILALSSGASGDLIPPDAALEQAHHQSEDAAALPAFTAPERAEWVTPGPDVVWGYVLSREDDLTAALIGAATFEPGPAEAGSSDAGIVRVAPLREPPEWTREEPAPPALFGDLIPHAPLTKAQQKAMDKAQRDAEKARARLRAAFPATVDEAEFVGQRRVTAAAAKALATHLSVRGTQVDPGDDPLLYAYLLDPANTNMPTVTQRYLNAEWPEDPGVRAAISAKLLRELPPLLDEPRRRLYTEMELPLSKVLARMEVRGVRVDSDYLQTLALQAGVRLAELERQIFEHAGAEFQIRSPRQLETVLYDQLQLASSKKTKLTGQRSTAVSALEPLRGEHPIIPLILEYRELDKLRGTYLEPLPGLVNPRTGRLHTTFAQTAVATGRLSSLNPNLQNIPIRSELGREVRKGFIAESGSVLISADYSQIELRLLAHIADDPLMQQAFTEGADIHRRTAAQVLGLDEKTITPDQRRAAKTVNFGVLYGMSAHRLSNDLGISYADAASFIEIYFATYPGIRRYIDATLEFGRTHGYVETLYGRRRYVPGLTARNRVLREAEERLAYNMPIQGTASDIIKGAMVTLDAELDALGARLLLQVHDELLIEAPQDRAEEVARLTRRVMEGAAELKVPLAVEVGSGPNWYDTK
- a CDS encoding fumarylacetoacetate hydrolase family protein → MKLVRFQHQGRPQWGQLEGQTVHVTGAWSAARTGETLALGDVSLLAPAEPSKIVCVGRNYLDHIRELGNDTGDLPAEPGIFLKGPNALAEPGGMVTRPDWTDSFHFEGELALVIGQRCRDLKPDVALAAVLGYTCGLDLTARDRQKTDLQWFRAKAADRFCPLGPWLETDFDPTDVRVQTRVNGEVRQDGRTSHMIFDVVQILTYVTRFVTLEPGDVVLTGTPEGVGPLESGDTVEVEVEGIGVLTTPIG